A stretch of Mytilus trossulus isolate FHL-02 unplaced genomic scaffold, PNRI_Mtr1.1.1.hap1 h1tg000486l__unscaffolded, whole genome shotgun sequence DNA encodes these proteins:
- the LOC134702472 gene encoding uncharacterized protein LOC134702472 encodes MEPDMVVQLVKDVHEQDININELAGDDDSVGFDRVKKLLPNSKMVKTSDRNHIIINVTKKLYALKPKQKELTPMVINSITKNYSYMLAQNQDSPEKIEKGVRGMIDHMYGKHENCDIKWCGFLKDRASYRHTNLPFGKDLKSESLRADLEKLFLGKIESQSKKLSKLASSQANESFNHTVSTKAAKNKHYSGSSSLNYRVSAAVLQKNEGYGYVSKVSEAAGLSPGNETIKRAIRLNGKRDKKSERAKTKQHKKRRINLKKERSVKSTGVEMREGKTYESEIGMDNEQLDEEIPAPMNASLCIPIDISTAPLVVFDLETTSLYRTSDVIQIAATSSNNEFSSYVFPNQPISIQASEITKITVSANQMFYDLQPVSYKLPHEALTDFITFLSKYPSKPILVGHNIKRFDCHVLYYSLKANQMWNEFSSHVCGFVDTLELFKKIMPGLPSYSQTSLVSHILGENYCAHNAVDDTRALFKLLTSKALNNLDAFVFPVSHPYDCIVQQDNLKSYNEAIACKAISRATALKASKSNLKLSHLKLSIERMGLEGLKALLSEKTDRGNVRVTNCMKVIRKIFDFLTPES; translated from the exons ATGGAACCAGACATGGTAGTTCAGTTAGTGAAAGATGTACATGAACAAGATATCAATATAAATGAACTGGCAGGTGATGACGATTCGGTTGGGTTTGACCGGGTAAAAAAACTACTACCAAATTCGAAAATGGTAAAAACAAGCGACAGAAATCATATCATCATAAATGTCACCAAAAAGCTTTACGCTCTTAAACCAAAGCAAAAAGAGTTGACACCAATGGTTATCAATTCAATTACCAAGAACTATTCATACATGTTGGCACAAAATCAAGATTCTccagaaaaaatagaaaaaggaGTAAGAGGGATGATTGATCATATGTATGGGAAACACGAAAACTGTGATATAAAATGGTGTGGTTTTTTAAAAGACAGAGCGTCATACAGGCACACAAATTTACCTTTCGGAAAGGACTTGAAATCTGAAAGTCTCAGAGCTGATCTGGAGAAATTGTTTCTGGGAAAAATAGAGAGCCAATcaaaaaaactatcaaaactTGCCAGTTCCCAAGCAAATGAGAGCTTTAACCATACGGTCTCGACCAAGGCAGCAAAGAATAAACATTATTCGGGCTCCTCCAGTTTAAATTATCGTGTCAGTGCCGCAGTTTTACAAAAGAATGAGGGATATGGTTATGTGTCAaag gtGAGTGAAGCAGCTGGATTGTCACCAGGGAATGAGACTATCAAGAGGGCTATACGATTGAATGGAAAGAGGgataaaaaatctgaaagagCCAAAACAAAGcaacacaaaaaaagaagaatcaATCTGAAAAAAGAAAGATCAGTGAAAAGTACCGGAGTTGAAATGAGAGAAGGAAAAACTTATGAAAGTGAAATAG GAATGGACAATGAGCAGTTAGATGAAGAAATCCCTGCTCCAATGAATGCATCTTTATGTATACCGATAGATATTTCTACAGCTCCACTGGTAGTCTTTGATTTAGAAACTACAAGCCTAT ATAGAACATCAGATGTTATACAGATTGCTGCAACTTCAAGCAATAATGAATTTAGCAGTTACGTCTTTCCAAACCAACCAATCTCAATACAGGCCtccgaaataacaaaaattaccGTTTCTGCTAATCAGATGTTTTATGATTTACAACCTGTTTCGTACAAGTTACCACATGAAGCTCTCACTGattttataacatttctttCCAAATATCCATCAAAGCCAATTCTAGTAGGACACAACATCAAACGATTCGACTGCCATGTTTTGTATTATTCTTTAAAGGCAAATCAGATGTGGAATGAGTTTTCATCTCATGTATGTGGGTTTGTAGACACTCTGGAGCTATTTAAGAAGATAATGCCAGGATTACCATCATATTCTCAAACTTCATTGGTGTCACATATTCTCGGTGAAAACTATTGTGCACACAATGCAGTTGATGACACTAGAGCattgtttaaattattaacCTCAAAAGCCTTAAACAATCTGGATGCATTTGTATTTCCTGTAAGTCATCCTTATGACTGTATAGTCCAGCAAGACAATTTGAAGTCTTACAATGAAGCCATTGCTTGTAAAGCAATATCACGAGCCACTGCTTTGAAGGCATCAAAATCCAACTTAAAGCTTTCTCATCTGAAACTGTCTATTGAGAGAATGGGTCTAGAAGGATTAAAAGCTTTATTGTCTGAAAAAACTGACAGAGGAAATGTTCGAGTCACAAATTGTATGAAGGTCATTCGCAAAATATTTGACTTCCTAACACCTGAAAGCTAG